The Pseudomonas bijieensis DNA window ATTACCGCAGCGGTGGTCGGAGTGATCCTCAACCTGGCGTGCTTCTTCGGTTACCACGTGCTCTGGCCCAACGGTTTTGCAGGTGCCCTGGACTGGCCGTCGGCAATCATCGCCCTCTTGGCGGCCATTGCGCTGTTTCGCTACAAGCGCGGGGTGATCCAGGTGTTGCTGGCGTGCGGTCTGGCCGGGCTGGCGGTGCATTTGCTGCGCTAGACCAGGTGTTTGCTCAGGTACGTCGCCGAGGCCGGACACAAGGTCTTGAACTGGGCCGTCGCCCTGATCGGAGCGGGCGCCAACGAGCGATCCTGCACCTGATAGCCCTGGTCGGTAAAAAACGCGGCGGCGCTGTCGGTCAACAGGTGCAGCCGTTCTGCCCCCTCACGTTGCGCAAATGCTTCGATAGCGGCCAGCACCGCCGCACCAGTGCCCTTTCCCCGTTGCCCCTCAAGGACAACCAGCGAACGCAGCAACCGGTCGGCGC harbors:
- the arsN2 gene encoding arsenic resistance N-acetyltransferase ArsN2; its protein translation is MRMTALSNNDLGPLRDALAQAGLPVDDLTYPGRQFFSFSQQGVDVAFGGIEGEGADRLLRSLVVLEGQRGKGTGAAVLAAIEAFAQREGAERLHLLTDSAAAFFTDQGYQVQDRSLAPAPIRATAQFKTLCPASATYLSKHLV